A genomic window from Triticum urartu cultivar G1812 chromosome 7, Tu2.1, whole genome shotgun sequence includes:
- the LOC125523889 gene encoding SPX domain-containing protein 3-like: protein MKFGKRLKKQVEESLPGWRDKFLAYKRLKVLVRLVSGSSPHRAAAEAAFERLLNDEVDRFNAFFLEQEEEFIIRHREVRETVKAVAGKELSEAECAAQMRKVRREIVDLHGEMVLLLNYSAVNYTGLAKILKKYDKRTGRLLRLPFIEEVLKQPFYTTELMSRIVRECEETMEAVFASDNSGDPCTRKRCTDTEMTPMATEQGILRNTVAALVAMRELRSGSSTYGHFSLPPLSTEATLTEHMSIQVADLVQS, encoded by the exons ATGAAGTTCGGGAAGAGGCTCAAGAAGCAGGTGGAGGAGAGCCTCCCGGGGTGGAGAGACAAGTTCCTGGCGTACAAGCGCCTCAAGGTGCTCGTGCGACTCGTCTCCGGCTCCTCGCCGCACCGTGCTGCGGCGGAGGCCGCCTTCGAGCGGCTCCTCAACGACGAGGTCGACAGGTTCAACGCCTTCTTCCTCGAGCAGGAGGAAGAGTTCATCATCCGCCACAGG GAAGTAAGGGAGACCGTGAAGGCGGTGGCCGGCAAGGAGCTGTCGGAGGCGGAGTGTGCGGCCCAGATGAGGAAGGTGAGGAGGGAGATCGTGGACTTGCACGGTGAAATGGTGCTGCTCCTCAACTACAGCGCCGTCAACTACACAG GGCTGGCCAAGATTCTGAAGAAGTACGACAAGCGTACGGGGCGGCTGCTCCGGCTACCGTTCATCGAGGAGGTGCTCAAGCAGCCCTTCTACACGACGGAGCTCATGTCGAGGATCGTCCGCGAGTGTGAGGAGACCATGGAGGCCGTGTTCGCCTCCGACAACAGTGGTGACCCGTGCACGAGGAAGCGCTGCACCGACACTGAGATGACTCCCATGGCAACAGAGCAGGGCATCCTTAGGAACACCGTCGCGGCGCTGGTGGCCATGAGGGAGCTCCGCAGCGGGAGCTCCACGTACGGGCACTTCTCGTTGCCACCCTTGTCAACGGAGGCCACCTTGACGGAGCATATGTCCATCCAGGTTGCTGATCTCGTTCAATCTTAG